Proteins from a genomic interval of Streptomyces sp. NBC_01445:
- the disA gene encoding DNA integrity scanning diadenylate cyclase DisA, with the protein MAANDRAAAPGKSGGSSGADGLMRASLSAVAPGTALRDGLERILRGNTGGLIVLGWDKTVESMCTGGFILDVEFTATRLRELCKLDGGIVIDKDITKILRAGVQLVPDPTIPTEETGTRHRTADRVSKQVSFPVVSVSQSMRLIALYVDGQRRVLEDSAAILSRANQALATLERYKLRLDEVAGTLSALEIEDLVTVRDVTAVAQRLEMVRRIATEIAEYVVELGTDGRLLALQLDELIAGVEPERELVVRDYVPEPTAKRSRTVDEALFELDALTHAELLELSTVARALGYTGSPETLDSAISPRGFRLLAKVPRLPGAIIDRLVEHFGGLQKLLAASVDDLQAVDGVGEARARSVREGLSRLAESSILERYV; encoded by the coding sequence GTGGCAGCCAACGACCGGGCAGCAGCTCCCGGCAAGTCCGGCGGGAGCTCCGGCGCCGATGGGCTGATGCGCGCCTCACTGAGCGCCGTCGCGCCCGGTACGGCGCTGCGTGACGGCCTCGAGCGAATCCTCCGCGGCAACACCGGCGGACTCATCGTTCTCGGCTGGGACAAGACCGTCGAGTCGATGTGTACCGGCGGTTTCATCCTGGACGTCGAGTTCACCGCGACGCGCCTGCGCGAGCTGTGCAAGCTCGACGGCGGCATCGTCATCGACAAGGACATCACCAAGATCCTTCGGGCGGGCGTCCAGTTGGTGCCGGACCCCACGATCCCCACGGAGGAGACGGGCACGCGGCACCGCACGGCGGACCGCGTGAGCAAGCAGGTCAGCTTCCCTGTGGTCTCCGTGTCGCAGTCGATGCGGCTCATCGCCCTCTACGTGGACGGGCAGCGGCGCGTTCTCGAGGACTCGGCCGCGATTCTCTCCCGGGCGAATCAGGCGCTGGCGACTCTCGAGCGGTACAAGCTCCGCTTGGACGAGGTGGCCGGGACGCTCTCCGCGCTCGAGATCGAGGATCTCGTTACCGTGCGCGATGTGACCGCGGTCGCTCAGCGGCTGGAGATGGTGCGGCGCATCGCCACCGAGATCGCCGAGTACGTGGTGGAGCTCGGGACGGACGGGCGACTGCTCGCCCTTCAGCTCGACGAGTTGATCGCCGGCGTCGAGCCCGAGCGGGAGCTCGTCGTTCGGGACTATGTGCCGGAGCCCACCGCCAAGCGCTCCCGGACCGTTGATGAGGCGCTGTTCGAGCTCGATGCGCTGACGCATGCCGAGCTTCTTGAACTGTCCACTGTGGCACGCGCGTTGGGGTACACCGGGTCTCCGGAGACCCTCGACTCGGCCATTTCGCCTCGCGGGTTCCGGCTGCTGGCGAAGGTGCCCCGGCTGCCTGGGGCGATCATTGACCGGCTTGTCGAGCACTTTGGCGGGTTGCAGAAGCTGCTCGCCGCCAGCGTCGATGATCTGCAGGCTGTGGACGGCGTCGGGGAGGCTCGTGCCCGGAGCGTGCGGGAAGGGCTCTCGCGGTTGGCCGAGTCTTCGATCCTTGAGCGGTACGTCTAG
- a CDS encoding response regulator transcription factor, protein MIRVLLADDEAMIRAGVSAILAAGGDFEVVAEAADGREAVSLTQAHRPDVALLDIRMPRLDGLAAAEEIVRAVPGTAVAMLTTFSEDAYVARALAGGATGFLLKSGDPHELMAGVRAVADGAAFLSPKVARHVIDGFGAQRLGREAAARARVATLTPREREVLGLVGAGLSNPEIARRLHLVEGTVKAYVSAVLERLEVKNRVQAAIVAYEAGLV, encoded by the coding sequence ATGATCCGAGTGCTGCTGGCGGACGACGAGGCGATGATCCGGGCGGGCGTGAGCGCGATCCTGGCGGCGGGCGGCGACTTCGAGGTGGTGGCAGAGGCGGCGGACGGCCGTGAGGCGGTGAGCCTGACGCAGGCCCACCGCCCCGACGTGGCGCTCCTGGACATCCGCATGCCACGCCTGGACGGCCTGGCGGCGGCGGAGGAGATCGTACGAGCGGTGCCGGGCACGGCGGTGGCGATGCTGACGACGTTCTCGGAGGACGCGTACGTGGCCCGGGCCCTGGCCGGCGGGGCCACCGGATTCCTCCTCAAGTCCGGTGACCCGCATGAACTGATGGCGGGGGTCAGGGCCGTGGCGGACGGTGCGGCGTTCCTGTCGCCGAAGGTGGCGCGCCATGTCATCGACGGCTTCGGGGCACAACGCCTGGGCCGAGAGGCGGCGGCCAGGGCCCGAGTGGCCACGCTCACCCCACGCGAACGCGAGGTGCTGGGCCTGGTGGGCGCGGGCCTCTCGAACCCTGAGATAGCGCGCCGCCTGCACCTGGTGGAGGGCACGGTGAAGGCCTACGTCAGCGCGGTCCTGGAGCGCTTGGAGGTCAAGAACAGAGTGCAGGCGGCCATCGTGGCGTACGAGGCGGGCCTGGTCTGA
- a CDS encoding phosphatase PAP2 family protein, with protein MGIFDSGLYRDITGFAHGTPSWFQHLMEVFTELGLLVFALLFVVAWWRARRGDPRALTVAVLAPPATGVAYVCSELVKSVVDEERPCRAVSGALNSLVACPPHGDWSFPSNHATIAAAAAVGLTLAWPAIGRLTVPVALLMAFSRVFVGVHYPHDVAVGLGVGALVSFVVVRLCVGGGVRVVVAMRGSGNGVVRWFAGPGVVGAYVAVGGHRQ; from the coding sequence ATGGGAATCTTCGACTCCGGCCTCTATCGCGACATCACCGGCTTCGCCCACGGCACCCCGTCGTGGTTCCAGCACCTCATGGAGGTGTTCACCGAGCTGGGGCTGCTGGTATTCGCCCTGCTCTTCGTCGTGGCCTGGTGGCGGGCCCGGCGCGGTGATCCACGGGCCCTGACCGTCGCGGTGCTCGCCCCGCCGGCCACCGGCGTCGCCTACGTGTGCAGCGAGCTGGTCAAGTCCGTTGTCGACGAAGAGCGTCCCTGCCGGGCCGTCTCCGGCGCCCTGAACTCTCTTGTCGCGTGTCCGCCGCACGGTGACTGGTCGTTCCCCAGCAATCACGCCACCATCGCCGCCGCTGCCGCTGTCGGTCTCACCCTCGCCTGGCCCGCCATCGGCCGGCTCACCGTTCCCGTCGCCCTCCTCATGGCCTTCTCCCGCGTCTTCGTCGGCGTCCACTACCCGCACGACGTGGCGGTGGGGCTGGGGGTCGGGGCTCTTGTCTCGTTCGTCGTGGTGCGGCTTTGTGTGGGGGGTGGGGTTCGGGTCGTTGTTGCGATGCGGGGGTCCGGGAATGGCGTTGTTCGTTGGTTCGCCGGGCCGGGGGTGGTTGGTGCGTATGTGGCTGTCGGCGGTCATCGGCAGTGA